The genomic region tgtctttacttTAACTCACATTTACGTTAAGAAAACACTAAtagtacaaataaaaaatactcaaCAGAGTATTAAGGCCACATTGAGGAAAGGATATTATGtgattttgaaaatgttctAATAAGAGCATAAAGTCGTAATTTAAAGACTCACATTTCGTGTAAGCATCCTCAAATTATGACTTTGTTGTCATAAATCTTTATCCTTGTAAATTtacaaaagattttttttatatattctccgattgtcagatttttttttttctccattaagTGGCTTTAATGCATTGTTATAAAAGCCAGACCTGTTTTAACACTAAACTATGCTCCACAACAAATACACTAAATCTAAACCAAATATACTGAGCTTCTATTTTCACCATGTTCCATGttgcattgtttattttatacataACAGATTTTACTTTCTCTTTGTTGTGTCACGGAaagtttttatttccctttgaCTTTCTTTGACTTCCCCTCTCTTGTCCTACAGTCTTTATCAACGCAGGAGCTGCACTAAGTGTTGTTGTAACATGTGGGTAAAATGATCAGTGGGTTTCTCTGGGGTTTGGTCATTTAGAgccaataaaacatttattattgatCATCTGGTTGATTCTCAGCATCAGTTTAACTATTAGCTCCTCGTCATCTTGTCTTGTGCGTCTTCATCTGACCAACGGTGCCTAAATGGGCTATTTTTGTATTCTTTCTATTAAGGGTTGTAGGCTTATATTATTGTATAAGGCATTATCTGAACGGTTTTTTTTTCTACAGTTAAAagaatgtttgtaaatgtgcgtcatgttttttctttgttttatcagACTGGTGGTATCGGATGGGTTTGATCGCTGCATCAGAAAAGTTGTTGAGTAGAAGAATAAAGAAAACGTGTGATCACTAAACAACACGATTGTCGTTAACAGCTTTCAAACCTGTCactttgtatattttatattttactgaGGTCCACACTCTCGTCCTTTCGATACCAGTCTCTGTGTTAAACTGGTTTGAGTCCCTGGCTGAACGCCGCCTCTCTTATTGTTACAACAGATTCTGTATATGCTACGTTCATATAGTCAACATGCTGCAGACATGCAGGAAAGAGCCTCTTATAAATGTCTCGTGTGTGAATATGTTGCCTTTTTTTGTTATGCAgcacaataaataaacatgagtgAAAAATACTGAGTTGGAAGGGTTGATTCTTTACTATATATAAAACAGAAGTTAACTCATTAGTTCAGTGCGTTAAAGGTAAAGTATCAGAGCATTATTTCTAAATGaatgtttactttatttaatattttaactacTAATTTATCCACTGAGCCCCTGTCACAGTATTAAAAACAGACATTAACTGTGTCAAACCGATCAAAATCAAACGTTTTAATTACTATCAGATTTACTATAGTCGCCATAAGTATGTGGACGATTTACAGTTTTAgggggtttgtttgtttagccCCTGTAGTTCGCAATATGTAATATGTATGCAATATTTTAGAAGATGATACTCGGTGTGCTTCTAATTCTATCGCTGCAGTTCAGAGGAGACTTACGCTGTTTTCAACATAATAATGCATGTGCACAAAGACCGGATCCCAGTTTGGTGATCCCttatctctataaacagattccaCATGCGAATATAGCATCAGCTCAAATCCCTGATCTCAAACCCCATCCAGAAACCATTAGGATGAAAGTGAAATGGAGACGGTGAGTTAAGccggtgagaaaaaaaaaaaaaaaaactgcagccagTTTCTAAAAACTGATGTCTCATGATTTGGAACGAGATATTAAACAAAGACATGAGTATAATGACTGGGTGTCCGTGTACTTGTGGCCATATACTTGTGTTTGTGCCTGGCATTGAAAAATATTCAGATCTGTTGTATTACATCAGTCCATTAAAACGTAACCTTTAAAGGCAGTTGTACTTAATTCTATTTTGCCCAGACACACAAAACTGTTTGGAAAACTACACTTCTCTACACTGGTATGTACAATGTTCTCAGTTGCTGCTGACGATCACAAGAGGGGATGTAAAGTTGTAATTCGCTGGAGTGAACACAAGAGGGCGTGAGAgcctctcttcacctccactcCACCTGTTCTCCCTCAGCTCCCTGAGGGCCCACAGACACTGAAGCATCGTCTCTTCTCTGACGAGCTGATAAAGGCTGCTGCTCTGAGtggaaacacatacacactgatcTATGTCTGCAGGGGAGCAACACACATTCACgaagggttgtgtgtgtgtgtatggggagagggggggggggggggggggtatctgcAGTATATGACCGAGGTTAAGTACCTCTGGAATGGCCCTAATGCCCAATTATCTGGCTGAACAGGTTTGACATAtatctcaatgtgtgtgtgtgtgtgtgtgtgtgtgtggaggggggggggggggggtagcataACAGGTGTTTGAAATGCGCAAagctgtgaggagctgcagaCCCGCACCGAGCGTCTCTGAGCCACTGACGCACGTCCTCCTCTGTCATATGATGGTGGCTCATTTATCTTTTCCTCCTCATGACTTCAGCTCGTTCAGAGAATCTAATTCTTCCCATCAGAGGAACGTGCATGATTCATATTGAGTTTTACGCACGCGTCGAGCTGAAATCACACATGAGCCGAAGTCCTTAGTTTCACGTGTTGGAGAGGAATCGATTTGGGTAATGATTTTTGTCCTGGGGAGGGAGGTTCTGTTGGATCCTGTCAGGGCGCGTCGTGTGCGCATGGATGAAGGAGATGTGCAGGTTTAAAGGGATCTTCCTCATTTATTCTTGGCACTAATATAAATATCACAGTGTATAATCACATTTCAATAGGTTCTTAAggacatatttatatttgaaataaatcagACTGGAACTCGGTGACGCGCGTCAGATCACAAACAACGTGCGGTTCACAGATGCGCTCATGGGAACTCAAATCTCTATTAATACCCAAATAACACAACATATTCTGAATCTTTACACAACAACATATTCAGTGTGTGAGGCCCAGGTCGCAGCTGAGGAGTGTAAACTGCATCCATAACTGATCTGAGGTGTGTTGCTGGTAAAAATCAATATTATTATAACCcccaaaaagacacaaaaagacacaaaaaacaacaacaacaatggtttCCCTTCGTCTTACCTCAGGTTTGGAGGCTTCCAGCAGCTGAAGCGCATCATGGCGATGAGGCTTTTGCGCCAAGAGCGCAGGAGTCCTCGCTCTGAAGAAACACAGCGTCCACGATGTGTGGGAAAGAATTTAcccacaaaaaaacatataatcaaatcaaaattaGCTCCGATGTGTTGAAAAGACGCTCAATCGTCTTTTCATGGTGACATGAAGACCGAGAGGAAAAGGGAACCGACCGCATCTTCACCTCCTGCAGTTTgtgctgtttctgtctgtctgtctcctctctccccccccccttctctctctctctccccctctctctctttctctctctgtctgtctctatctacctctctctttctctgttcctctcttcctctctctctctctttctctctctgtctgtctctatctacctctctctttctctgttcctctcttcctctctctctccttcgcaGGGAACAAGTGCGCATCGCCTCCCTCTTCCCCCCCTGGCTCCTGTCCTTGgaccctcctcagctcctcagctcctcagtggATCCGCAGAGAACCGTGGGAATTTTCTCAAACTCGAAGGACAAGACAGAAACTTGTTTGCAGCTGCTCGTCGGGCGTGAAGGAGCAGCGGGCAGATTCTGTCGAGGTACAAAGAAACGCTGTTTATAAGTGAATGTGCTGAATGTCCTTATCTCCCTTTGGCAAATATGCAGCGACTGCGAGGTGTGTCCGATGCTCTCATCTGTGCGTAAAATCCAAGCATTGCGCATTTCTCCTTGGGTGCGCATGTCAGGTAAACACTGCTGTGTGGACAAATCTCATCTTCATGTATTTTAAAGCTTTATATTGAGATCCACCGATTGTATTTCATAACAGTAGAATTGACTTATTTCCCCTTATTCTTTTCCAAATATAGCCAATCAGAGATCATTTCCAGACTcgaataaacaaaaataaattaacttggAAGTTGATTTGTGAAGAAGTTGCGTGACGCAGCATTTGGGTCCATGGCAGACACGacactgctgcagtttgtgtgtgtcaggttgtgATGAAACGACGAAAGGGGGATTTTAAAGATGCTCGGGCCTTGTTTTgcttctgctctgctctgactcATCCACAGACCCAAGGGCATCTGTGCCATTTCCTCATCCAGGCCCCCATTTTGTTGACTTGATGTCATTACCGGCCTCCCTTCATTTTATTCTGCTGGAGGAGCATCACATTGTTTAAATACTACAGCTTGCACGATCAAGATTTGAAGAGAATTGTCTTTATATGCTGCGTTTGTCACATTcattgtttgattttatttccaTATGAACAATTTAATGTCTCCAACAGGGCCGTGCACAGGCATTTTGAGGGGCAGGTGCCCAAGTGAGAAAAGGGCTCCCCTCACACTTattatatgtaaaaaaataaagttacaaagAGCAgctacacatttatttatttattcaaatgccCATACACACAAGGATGTTTAATactcaaacagaacacacacaataTTATTTCACACACTATTCatactttttaattttattgaCCTGCTGGGATTCTGGATGCTTCTTCTTACATCAATACAAATATGTGCATTAAAGCCTTTAAAAGCAAGATAACAAAACTCCATTCATTATagtaaacacattaatacttcATGGCCTCATATGAACAGTGAAAAAACGCACCCTGTGACAAGGTGTCCCTTCTGACACTTTTTCATGAACATCTTTGCCGAGTAAAGACTTTGGACCTTTCTGTCCAACATTTAATTTCTTCCTCCTCGAGGTTTGTTGATGTCTGACAGCAGATTTTGTCCCTGTGTCCCAGATCATGTCCAATTCATTGGAGCGGGTTGTGGCCCAGAAGAAGGAGGCCATCGAGGCAGTGATGGACATGTTTCAGCAGGGGGCGGAGGTGGTGGCGAGCGCTGTGGGTGAGCTCTTCCCCCTCTGTGAGGCCGCCGCCCCGGTTCTCCGCCTGGCCTTAGACAACGTCCACAGCAAAGAGGTGTTTTACGTCAAAGAGCAGTTCCTGACGGTGCGGAACAAGCTGGACGTCCTCTCCACGCAGCTGGAGGACATAGACTGCGAGATCAAGAAGGGCAGGCTGGACTCTCAGTACTTCTGCGTGGAGGAGAACATCAGGAACCAGTTCAGGAAATACATGGACATCCTGGAGGCGAAACAGCAGTTCAAGGAAGTGAAGACGAGGCTGTTCCTGGAGCACTTTGCTAAAACAGGGGGAGAGAAGAACCTGTTTGTGTTATATGATGCTCTAATGGGCACTAACAGCTTTGGAGAGTCAGTGTTAGAGTTGGTGGAAAGGTAAGATGTTGTTTCCATCGTAGTCATATAACTGCAACTCCTCCTTTGACTCCTCTTCTGCAAGAATGTAGAAACATGCATTGGGGTCAATTTAGACTTGAACTAATTTCATTTTCTCTGGATACAAACAAAAGATAAATACCTTGTAAACAGTTTGTCCATTTTGcagatatgtggcgaggaaccGGCGCCTCCTGGAAGATTTCTGTGTCCGCATGAAGGAGCTCTTCTGTTTGGGCCTGATCGCCCTGCTGGGCCACTGCGCCCTGACCCAAGGCCAAGAGCAAGAAGAGGACAAAATCCAAGAGTGGAGCAGCAAAATTGAAGAAGTGGAGTCCAGGATGAAGACGACCATCGAGGCCTGCACCGCTGCCTTCCCGGACCAAGCCAAACTAGACGCCCAGCGACTcctgcaggagaaggaggaagaaaaccTGCAGGACACGACGCAGCAGATTCTGGAGCTCTTGGTGAAAAAGTACGACTGGGTGAGCTGGTCTGTGCGGCTCATCAACCACTCGGGCAGCACCTACCGCAACTGGCGAGCAGGGGAGCACTTTCACCACGTGGCCGGACAGAACTGGTTCGAGGTGCTGCAGGTGAACAACATCAACCTGGTGGTGTCGTACAGCGTCAAGCCGCAGCCGGTGCCCCGCGACTGCATCCGGCAGGCGATGGAGGGTCAGGGGAGGAAGGGGAACGCCCCGGCCGTGGTGGAGGTGCTGGAGAAGCAGCTGTGCGGGTTTGTGGTTCACGCCGTGAGTCGCCACAAGGAGTCTGCAGCTGCGTGGAGCTTCCCAGAGGAATGTCACTACTGGGAGAGACACAAGAATGTGGCCGTGTGTGTGCACTCTGAGTAGAGCTGTTTAAATGTGTAGCATTGACATAGTGCAGGTGTGTGTCGCTTGTCCAACTCTGAGACTGAGTTTAACATGAAAACTTGAAAATACTAATTCTCACATTATCAGTATCAATAtaaatttattttgatttagttcaaaATACAGTTTTCTCCTCTGaaagtttttttcatcaaggtccatgaattattctctgaattCATAGGCCCCAAAAAACTTCATATCTGTCGGGCTCGAGTATTAATTGGTACTGGTACTGTAGTATCATTAGTATTAGCCAATACAGTGTTTACATATATTCAGCTTTGCAGTTCAAACTATTTCAGATCTTTGACTAAatgcacttttatttttaattttctgtCAGTGTTGCACGTATTCTTTTTACAGTAGATATTGAATTATGGACATTTTTcctgtaaatgtatttatttattcatgctgCAGCTGTTTAAATATTAACCGCTCGCATATTATAAACCGTgtcaccatgtgtgtgtgtacttgtagtTTTTGACTTACTGACCAGTTCAACTTAACGAGTCTCTGCACTAGCACTATATGTAAAAACAGGGCGTGTCTTTATGCTTTTACTGCACCTCAGCATCACAGTCATAATCCAGTCTCCCATGAGAAACTGCCTCGGCTCTGAAGAGATGATTTCATTTTGCTGAGGCTGCATCTGCAGAGCCGTGCTCCCATTTTGTCTGTGCTCAGCAGACTGGCCTATTTAACTGTGACAGGAAGCGCAGAGGTTTCTTCTTCAGGCACGAGAAACAAAGAGGCTCCGAGACAACGTGCCTTGTGTTCCCCCGACACGTCAGACCCGCTGAGGCTGAACCAAAACTACTGGACCCCAGAGCCGCTGCTGCCTTCAAATACCTCGTTGTGTTCGATTTTATCTGCAACAATCTTCATTTGTTTCATCGTTTATGTCAAATTTTCtacctatgtgtgtgtgacactctcTCTTTATTAAATCTTTGCTCCCACAAAGTTTTTCCTGCATATTTCTACTGGGATTTTTCTAGAAATTTCAAATCACATCATTTCTTTGTCGttgatcaaaacaaacacatccacTTGTAAGAGCTGGGGAGTTTTTCTAATCTACTGGTGCATCAGGGGCAAACCAATAGTGGAAAGGTCAGATGGGAGCATTGGTTTGACTCCTGACCAACTGGACTGTTTACTGTATGTCTATCACTCAAatccctgtgtctccttctcTGTAACTATATCACAATAAAGACAAATAGACCCCAGAGTTGTAAATTGGTCCAATTCAAATACTAAAAGCGCACCAGCTTCTGCATTCAAAACAAATCATGATAATAAAACAAGTGCTTGATCGATGGTCGTATTCTTTTTATGCCTTATGACAATTATTGACAAATTACAAATAATGAATGGACGCGTGAACAAGTATAATCTAatatctgtctctcttttcttgtacAAATGTGATTTACGCAGCTCTGTTAGTGTCGCTGCCCATTAGAACCCGGCTGCGCTCC from Pleuronectes platessa chromosome 10, fPlePla1.1, whole genome shotgun sequence harbors:
- the LOC128450044 gene encoding protein rapunzel-like; this translates as MSNSLERVVAQKKEAIEAVMDMFQQGAEVVASAVGELFPLCEAAAPVLRLALDNVHSKEVFYVKEQFLTVRNKLDVLSTQLEDIDCEIKKGRLDSQYFCVEENIRNQFRKYMDILEAKQQFKEVKTRLFLEHFAKTGGEKNLFVLYDALMGTNSFGESVLELVERYVARNRRLLEDFCVRMKELFCLGLIALLGHCALTQGQEQEEDKIQEWSSKIEEVESRMKTTIEACTAAFPDQAKLDAQRLLQEKEEENLQDTTQQILELLVKKYDWVSWSVRLINHSGSTYRNWRAGEHFHHVAGQNWFEVLQVNNINLVVSYSVKPQPVPRDCIRQAMEGQGRKGNAPAVVEVLEKQLCGFVVHAVSRHKESAAAWSFPEECHYWERHKNVAVCVHSE